In Leptospira sp. WS58.C1, a single genomic region encodes these proteins:
- a CDS encoding carboxylate--amine ligase, which produces MLEIQTEQDLLEQSDPMEFWPTWKLYLPLIPYIVFESIRSIRSGSFSSLGFGSIAAVNPGIPLGGLVGESKYQILKNLDPQHVLKFFLVPKGSKDVNSILEKMNTFGLGFPIILKPDSGQRGQGVRKILSQKHLEDCLLESNVDLLIQEYHPGPFEVGVFYYRYPNETKGNIFSITRKVFPKLIGDGTSSLSKLVETHPRFKIQKEKFRKRFSEVWERIPGLGENILLTEAGNHCQGTLFLDGSEWITPELENKIHEISSSFTGFYFGRYDIRFSSLKDFLEGKDLKVVELNGVTSESTNLYDPRFSIKERYSILISQWKILFEISRQSKAKGAGLFSILKVLYNFYFGDRIVSDLSS; this is translated from the coding sequence ATGTTAGAGATACAAACCGAGCAAGATTTACTCGAACAATCCGATCCGATGGAATTTTGGCCCACTTGGAAGTTGTATCTACCTTTGATCCCGTATATCGTTTTTGAATCCATTCGATCTATTCGATCCGGTTCATTTTCTTCCTTAGGATTCGGGTCAATTGCAGCCGTCAATCCAGGCATTCCGTTAGGAGGTCTCGTAGGAGAATCGAAATATCAGATCTTAAAAAATTTGGATCCTCAGCACGTATTAAAATTTTTCCTAGTTCCGAAAGGTTCCAAAGACGTAAATTCTATTTTAGAAAAAATGAATACTTTTGGATTAGGATTTCCCATCATACTCAAGCCGGATTCCGGGCAAAGAGGACAAGGTGTCCGAAAGATCTTAAGTCAAAAACATTTGGAAGATTGTTTGTTAGAATCGAATGTGGATCTACTTATCCAAGAATATCACCCTGGTCCTTTCGAGGTTGGAGTTTTTTATTATAGATATCCGAACGAAACCAAAGGTAATATATTCTCGATCACCAGAAAAGTATTTCCAAAGTTGATCGGAGACGGGACCTCATCTCTTTCCAAATTAGTGGAAACCCATCCCAGATTTAAAATACAAAAGGAAAAATTCCGAAAAAGATTTTCAGAAGTTTGGGAACGAATCCCTGGACTAGGAGAAAATATACTTCTTACGGAAGCAGGAAATCATTGCCAAGGAACTTTATTTTTGGACGGATCTGAATGGATCACTCCTGAATTGGAGAACAAGATCCACGAGATCTCTTCCTCTTTTACGGGTTTTTATTTTGGAAGATACGATATCCGATTTTCGTCTCTCAAAGATTTTTTGGAAGGAAAAGATCTGAAGGTAGTGGAACTGAACGGGGTCACTTCGGAATCCACCAACTTATACGATCCCAGATTTTCCATCAAAGAACGATATTCCATACTAATCTCCCAATGGAAGATACTATTTGAGATTTCCAGACAATCAAAAGCGAAAGGTGCGGGTCTATTTTCTATACTAAAAGTTTTGTACAATTTTTATTTCGGAGACAGGATTGTGTCCGATCTCTCCAGTTGA
- a CDS encoding adenylate/guanylate cyclase domain-containing protein has translation MKQKLIQLIYLIFGDPKKNSLEHRLFNAISLVNGSLNILGSFFEEKTEYSHRVILLNLISGSILLIMYYFSRFRNIYYVLFWPLNLTILVYLSSLWFLHGGSNGGNHYYFIPALVIATILLKNHNIFLIYGFYAFVTGFLYIFEYFYPNFIVPQKDRDSEYMDLGGNYIFVQILTGILIFILSRNLNIERKKSDNLLRNILPESIADELKMNDRVQPKRYDSVTVLFTDMAGFTQIAEKMSPEELVKELHFFFAEFDRIAKKYGLEKIKTIGDAYMAVGGLPTPNRTHPRDAVFCGLEFQQFMKKQKEERMRLGLPTWELRLGIHTGSVVAGVIGTEKFAYDIWGDTVNTASRMESSGVAGEVNISLDTFHFVREDFICESRGLIKAKNKGEIEMFLVKGAREV, from the coding sequence ATGAAACAAAAATTAATCCAGCTTATTTATTTGATCTTTGGGGACCCAAAGAAGAATTCCTTAGAGCATAGATTGTTCAATGCAATTTCCCTTGTAAACGGAAGTTTGAATATATTAGGCTCCTTCTTCGAAGAGAAAACAGAATATTCACATCGGGTCATTCTTCTAAATTTAATATCCGGTTCTATCCTCCTTATTATGTACTATTTTTCCAGATTTAGGAATATTTATTACGTTCTGTTCTGGCCTCTAAATTTGACAATACTAGTATATTTATCCTCTCTTTGGTTTTTACATGGGGGATCTAACGGAGGAAACCATTATTATTTTATTCCTGCATTGGTGATCGCCACTATTCTTTTAAAAAACCATAATATATTTCTTATTTATGGATTTTACGCATTTGTTACGGGATTTCTATATATATTCGAATACTTTTATCCGAATTTTATCGTTCCGCAGAAAGATAGAGACTCCGAATATATGGATCTCGGAGGAAACTATATTTTCGTTCAAATCCTGACCGGTATACTGATCTTTATACTCAGCAGGAACCTGAATATAGAGAGAAAAAAATCGGACAACCTGCTTCGGAATATTCTTCCCGAATCGATAGCGGACGAATTAAAAATGAACGATCGTGTCCAACCAAAACGTTATGATAGTGTTACGGTATTATTCACGGATATGGCGGGTTTCACGCAAATTGCCGAAAAAATGAGTCCCGAAGAACTTGTGAAAGAACTACACTTCTTCTTTGCGGAATTCGATAGGATCGCCAAAAAATACGGCTTGGAGAAGATCAAAACCATCGGAGATGCTTACATGGCGGTGGGTGGACTTCCTACTCCGAATCGTACTCATCCAAGAGATGCCGTGTTCTGCGGTTTGGAATTCCAACAATTTATGAAAAAGCAAAAGGAAGAAAGAATGAGATTAGGCCTTCCTACCTGGGAATTACGTTTAGGGATCCATACGGGAAGTGTGGTCGCCGGCGTCATTGGGACCGAAAAATTCGCCTACGATATTTGGGGAGACACGGTCAATACCGCAAGTCGTATGGAAAGTTCCGGAGTAGCGGGAGAAGTGAATATCTCCTTGGATACGTTCCATTTTGTGAGAGAGGATTTTATCTGCGAGTCCAGAGGATTGATAAAAGCCAAGAACAAGGGAGAGATCGAAATGTTTTTGGTAAAGGGAGCCAGAGAAGTATAA
- a CDS encoding MBOAT family O-acyltransferase, producing the protein MNFNSFGFFLFLLITFTIYYIPFLKRFQLLTVVAASFYFYAYTDPWLLILLLFSIFWNASIVYLIQSPEFRSKKGVLALGVVLNLTVLFFFKYSGLFAKTFLGNSGTSDLHWIFLIPLPIGISFYTFHGISMVVDFYRIGPEIFKEKVPYPKLILQSSLYINFFPQLVAGPIVKAKEFFPQIKTKYFKDIPWIQAAKILILGYFLKTVIADNLNDLTFVIDFPYNSHHSTLTLILLIFGYSAQIFADFAGYSLIAIGTAFLFGYKLPTNFNFPYISSTFSEFWRRWHISLSTWLRDYLYIPLGGNRKGNVRTYINLFLVMALGGLWHGAEWRYMVWGIGHGLLLLIERFLEQNFPFKLPENRFFSFIKAGFVFLSVSLLWLLFRLPDFGTAVKYLKLLGTNLSLGTDWELCTFLIFFSIPVFLYHLYGWFKSRSALEAQNRIHIDNLTSRTDYKEKYSEETIEKVSIIGYAFLLFLIVLNKGPSAAFIYFQF; encoded by the coding sequence ATGAATTTTAATAGTTTTGGATTTTTTTTATTCCTACTCATTACCTTTACTATTTATTATATCCCCTTCTTAAAAAGATTTCAACTTCTGACAGTAGTCGCCGCGAGTTTTTACTTTTACGCATACACGGATCCTTGGTTACTCATCTTACTTTTATTCTCTATCTTTTGGAATGCGAGTATCGTATATCTGATCCAGTCCCCGGAATTTAGATCCAAAAAAGGGGTTTTAGCATTAGGTGTAGTCCTGAACCTAACCGTATTATTTTTCTTTAAATATAGCGGGCTATTCGCCAAAACTTTCTTGGGAAATTCGGGGACCTCGGATCTACATTGGATCTTTCTAATCCCGCTTCCGATCGGTATTTCCTTTTATACCTTCCATGGGATCAGCATGGTGGTGGATTTTTATAGGATAGGTCCGGAAATTTTCAAAGAGAAGGTTCCCTACCCTAAACTGATCCTGCAATCTTCTCTCTATATCAATTTTTTTCCCCAGTTGGTAGCAGGGCCTATCGTTAAGGCAAAGGAATTTTTTCCGCAGATCAAAACAAAATACTTCAAAGATATTCCATGGATCCAGGCTGCAAAAATATTGATCCTAGGTTATTTTTTAAAAACGGTGATCGCGGACAACCTGAACGATCTTACTTTCGTTATCGATTTTCCTTATAATTCCCATCATTCTACTCTTACTTTAATACTATTGATTTTCGGTTATTCCGCTCAGATCTTTGCGGACTTTGCGGGATATTCATTGATCGCGATCGGAACCGCATTCCTATTCGGTTATAAACTTCCTACAAATTTCAATTTTCCTTATATATCCTCCACCTTTTCGGAATTTTGGAGAAGATGGCATATTTCTCTTTCTACTTGGCTTAGGGATTATTTGTATATTCCCTTGGGAGGAAATAGAAAAGGAAATGTAAGGACCTATATAAATCTATTTTTGGTCATGGCATTGGGCGGACTTTGGCACGGAGCTGAATGGAGATATATGGTTTGGGGAATCGGTCACGGGCTCTTGTTATTGATCGAAAGATTTTTAGAACAGAATTTTCCCTTCAAACTACCCGAGAATCGTTTTTTCTCCTTTATAAAGGCCGGATTCGTATTCTTAAGCGTTTCTCTTTTGTGGCTACTATTCCGGTTGCCTGATTTTGGAACAGCGGTGAAATATTTAAAATTATTAGGAACGAATTTAAGTTTGGGAACAGACTGGGAACTTTGCACATTCTTAATATTCTTTTCCATTCCGGTGTTTTTATATCATCTATACGGATGGTTTAAGAGCCGGTCGGCTCTGGAAGCCCAGAACCGGATACATATCGATAACCTAACTTCTAGGACGGACTATAAAGAGAAGTATTCGGAAGAAACGATCGAAAAAGTTTCGATAATAGGTTATGCATTCCTACTCTTTCTGATCGTTTTAAACAAAGGACCATCTGCGGCATTTATCTATTTTCAGTTTTAA
- a CDS encoding c-type cytochrome, translating to MDHPHIFRDRSKSKILVGISVSIFFLIFGTVSLVFGDDWDKSNEDKWNAAFMETVAQGEKLFHGPQLGGNTVQCAMCHPNATNTHPETYPKFQKQIGKVSTLREMINWCIQNPLQGKPLAYDDPKMIALEAYIMYERRNSVLSPGKH from the coding sequence ATGGACCATCCGCATATTTTTAGAGATCGATCTAAATCCAAAATTTTAGTCGGGATCAGTGTTTCCATATTCTTTTTGATTTTCGGGACGGTATCCTTAGTCTTCGGAGACGATTGGGATAAATCGAACGAAGATAAATGGAATGCAGCTTTTATGGAAACGGTTGCACAGGGAGAAAAACTTTTTCATGGGCCTCAATTGGGAGGAAATACGGTCCAATGTGCCATGTGTCATCCGAATGCGACGAATACTCATCCGGAAACTTATCCTAAGTTTCAAAAACAGATCGGAAAGGTTTCCACATTGAGGGAAATGATCAACTGGTGTATCCAAAACCCTTTGCAAGGAAAACCTTTGGCGTATGACGATCCTAAGATGATCGCTCTGGAAGCATATATTATGTATGAAAGAAGGAACTCGGTCTTGTCTCCGGGAAAACATTAG
- a CDS encoding metallophosphoesterase family protein: MEEGKLSRKDFLRRTGGLLAASIVPMSLVEIACGGRGKGTHEKFTFAFISDPHLTHIKGTNFVRNFDSGLNKAIETVNLMFPRPDFVVFGGDLAQLGKREELDHGMELLSKLKVPVKYVIGEHDYYLDLGNYWQDKISKLNYSFDHKGVHFVVLNSILTYDTWIKRWKTPEERMNEMARLDNPNGSPFMVGDDQITWLKKDLENVKSGTPLVVLSHSPLYKIYKPWNFWTDDAETIQSILSRFDNVTVFHGHVHQVLYNQIKNISFYALMSTAWPWPYPESYTQSPNYIPKMTVFMNRQDPFHERDGTGWAFVNMDNAREEMHYKLWENKDRIVKYDDSAGHPVDSEYQKPESRILPQTHY; encoded by the coding sequence ATGGAAGAAGGAAAGCTAAGTAGGAAAGATTTTTTACGCAGAACGGGTGGTCTACTCGCTGCGAGTATCGTACCGATGAGTTTGGTGGAGATTGCTTGCGGGGGAAGAGGGAAAGGTACTCATGAAAAATTTACTTTCGCTTTTATATCGGATCCTCACCTAACGCATATTAAAGGAACGAATTTTGTTCGGAATTTCGATAGCGGTCTGAATAAGGCGATCGAAACGGTCAACCTGATGTTCCCTAGGCCCGACTTTGTCGTATTTGGAGGAGATCTGGCGCAGTTAGGAAAAAGAGAAGAATTGGATCACGGTATGGAACTTCTTTCCAAACTTAAGGTTCCTGTTAAATACGTGATCGGAGAGCATGATTATTATTTAGATTTGGGAAATTATTGGCAGGATAAGATCAGCAAACTCAATTATTCTTTCGATCATAAAGGGGTTCATTTTGTGGTTTTGAATAGTATTTTAACCTATGATACATGGATCAAACGTTGGAAGACTCCGGAAGAAAGAATGAACGAGATGGCCCGTTTGGATAATCCGAACGGTTCTCCGTTTATGGTGGGTGACGACCAGATTACCTGGTTGAAAAAGGATCTGGAAAACGTAAAAAGTGGAACTCCGTTAGTGGTTCTTTCTCATTCCCCTTTATATAAAATTTATAAACCTTGGAATTTCTGGACGGACGATGCGGAAACGATTCAATCTATTTTGAGTAGATTTGATAATGTAACCGTTTTTCACGGGCATGTTCACCAAGTTTTATACAACCAAATCAAAAATATTAGTTTTTATGCATTGATGTCTACTGCTTGGCCATGGCCTTATCCGGAGAGTTATACTCAGTCACCGAATTATATCCCAAAGATGACTGTTTTTATGAACCGTCAAGATCCATTTCATGAAAGAGACGGAACGGGTTGGGCGTTCGTGAACATGGATAATGCAAGAGAGGAAATGCATTATAAACTTTGGGAAAACAAGGATCGGATCGTAAAATACGACGATTCTGCAGGTCATCCGGTGGATTCTGAATACCAAAAACCGGAATCTAGAATCCTTCCTCAGACTCACTATTAG
- a CDS encoding cytochrome-c peroxidase → MFSQTRSKFLGYIFIIFIFYCTGCDSQKKKEIDLTELTYVPSGILGLPDLPVPKNNPQSADKVSLGAKLYSDKRFSLDGTVSCATCHNPEQAFVDKLKVSKGIKNFTGTRNAPTVLNAAYYKTQFWDGRRKDLEGQSKDPLLNPVEHGLSSHDDLIKIVKADPDYSARFKTVFGVDSDSIHIDHVALAIASFERTIISGNSPFDRYRFGKEEKALSESAIRGLALYMGKARCQDCHTIGETNAIFTDDKFHNLGVGFKRIQPKLEEILQKKAESKTGPTSDEEILTNLESSELGRFAVTGINEDLGAFKTPGLRNIALTSPYMHDGSLASLEQVIDLYDRGGETNPFLSSGIRPLGLTGQEKADLVSFLKSLTSPVLPKMPK, encoded by the coding sequence ATGTTTTCACAAACCCGTTCCAAATTTTTAGGATATATATTTATTATATTCATATTTTATTGTACAGGTTGTGATTCTCAGAAGAAAAAAGAGATAGATCTTACCGAACTGACTTATGTTCCGAGCGGGATTTTAGGACTCCCGGATTTACCTGTCCCTAAAAATAATCCTCAATCCGCCGATAAAGTTTCGTTAGGCGCCAAATTATACTCAGACAAACGATTTAGCTTGGATGGAACAGTCTCTTGCGCCACCTGTCATAATCCGGAACAGGCGTTTGTAGACAAATTGAAGGTCTCTAAGGGGATTAAAAATTTTACCGGAACGAGAAATGCTCCTACCGTATTGAACGCTGCCTATTACAAAACACAGTTTTGGGACGGAAGAAGGAAAGATCTGGAGGGACAATCCAAAGATCCTCTTTTAAATCCCGTAGAGCACGGCTTATCCAGTCATGATGATCTAATAAAGATCGTAAAAGCGGATCCGGATTATTCTGCAAGGTTCAAGACAGTATTTGGGGTCGATTCGGATTCGATCCATATAGATCATGTAGCCTTAGCAATCGCTTCTTTCGAAAGGACGATCATTTCGGGAAATTCTCCATTCGATCGTTATAGGTTCGGAAAAGAAGAGAAGGCTCTTTCCGAGTCCGCGATCCGGGGTTTAGCTTTGTATATGGGAAAGGCACGATGCCAAGACTGTCATACGATAGGCGAAACGAACGCAATTTTTACGGATGATAAATTCCATAACCTGGGAGTGGGTTTTAAAAGGATCCAACCTAAGCTGGAAGAGATCCTTCAAAAAAAAGCGGAATCCAAGACCGGTCCGACTTCCGACGAAGAAATACTTACGAATCTAGAATCTTCCGAGCTAGGTAGATTTGCCGTTACGGGAATTAATGAGGATCTGGGAGCGTTTAAAACTCCCGGTCTACGAAATATCGCATTAACTTCTCCTTATATGCATGACGGAAGTCTAGCGAGCTTAGAACAGGTCATTGATCTGTATGATAGAGGCGGAGAAACAAATCCGTTTTTAAGCAGCGGTATTCGTCCGTTGGGGCTGACCGGTCAAGAGAAAGCGGATCTGGTGTCTTTTTTAAAATCCTTAACAAGTCCGGTTTTGCCTAAAATGCCGAAATAA
- a CDS encoding NAD-dependent epimerase/dehydratase family protein, which yields MNLFITGASGFVGGAIARHLKEKHKIKVLSRSPKTDSSLSEQGFEIVGGSLESITPQNLAGTDIVIHCAAFVGPWGTYQDFWKGNVEGTTRLLEASQKAGVKRFIHMGTEAALFYGQDMIQIDETYPYPKKTPYYYSRTKAEAEKRVVSANRPGFETIVLRPRLVWGPGDTSVLPVLKKMVAEGKFMWLDQGRAKTSVTCIPNLVHATELALTKGIPGQIYFITDDEVKTVKTFLTEMMQTQGITLPKASIPSFIAGFLAMIVEGIWRILGIRKEPPMMRFPVDIMGKECTIRIDKAKRELGYKPVVSVAQGLDLMKG from the coding sequence ATGAATCTATTTATCACTGGCGCGTCCGGCTTCGTAGGCGGCGCAATTGCCCGCCATCTAAAGGAAAAACATAAGATAAAAGTATTGTCCAGATCTCCAAAGACGGACTCTAGTTTGTCTGAACAGGGGTTTGAAATTGTAGGCGGAAGTTTGGAATCTATTACTCCTCAAAATTTGGCAGGAACCGATATCGTAATCCATTGTGCTGCTTTCGTAGGTCCTTGGGGAACATACCAAGATTTTTGGAAAGGAAATGTGGAAGGAACTACTCGATTGTTAGAGGCTTCTCAAAAAGCAGGGGTCAAACGGTTTATTCATATGGGAACGGAAGCGGCTTTATTTTATGGGCAGGATATGATTCAGATAGACGAGACTTATCCTTATCCTAAAAAAACTCCTTACTATTATAGCCGTACTAAAGCGGAAGCGGAAAAAAGAGTAGTCTCTGCTAATCGTCCCGGGTTCGAAACGATTGTTTTAAGACCTAGGCTTGTTTGGGGACCAGGAGATACATCCGTTCTCCCCGTTTTGAAAAAGATGGTGGCGGAAGGAAAGTTTATGTGGCTGGATCAGGGAAGAGCCAAAACTTCCGTGACCTGCATCCCGAATTTGGTGCACGCAACCGAACTTGCGTTAACCAAGGGAATACCGGGCCAAATCTATTTTATCACAGACGACGAAGTCAAAACCGTAAAAACTTTTTTGACCGAGATGATGCAAACCCAAGGGATTACACTTCCTAAGGCTTCCATACCTTCTTTTATAGCAGGGTTTTTAGCGATGATAGTTGAGGGGATCTGGAGAATTTTAGGAATTCGTAAAGAACCTCCGATGATGAGGTTTCCTGTGGATATTATGGGAAAAGAATGTACCATCCGCATAGACAAGGCCAAGCGAGAATTAGGATACAAACCTGTAGTCAGTGTGGCACAAGGTTTAGATTTGATGAAAGGTTAA
- a CDS encoding ATP-binding protein: protein MRPSIFHLLFLLAFMGCSQEAEIYSPQAKEGILDLRDWDRDRFSTVALNGHWEFADGILTPETFIKDGFIPVPGAWNSFIKNGKRHEGEGLGTYKLTVLLDRPVKDLAFQIGDVSTAFKLFLNGKLLIENGRIGSSRTEMIPSYKHPIVLIDEGSKELKLTLQISNFYHITGGLRKPIKLGNTLAVFEEKKRQVALGWVVFGATFFMGLYHLILFLMRRVDKSALWFGLFCIDLSIRGFFTGSVFIYEVTTDSFWVYIHKLDILTFVLALPLFSVFLKAVFPDEQFHRYFNNISIGVSSIFFVLVLALPSTEYMDYIRIFQGFVGVSILYFFVMITICIVRRREGSILFTVGSLILFLTTLNDILNQSLLINAEYLASWGLLAFLFSQTIMLSVRFSNAFVRLEELQKSLEQKVTERTKQLAEAKHVAEEANSLKDTFLSLVTHDLRSPITTVIGILQLIRNDYKQLDDKSLLEWISRAENTSSQSLEMISTLLDLNRLKSGSFPLDNNLIYVYPEVEGVLAKLLPQAEAKKIRIINKIPDDVKLNVDRTLFSEIFINLVSNSIKFCKENDTISIGFSNEKNDPEFFVEDTGIGIPKDMIPNLFSTEIKSTRLGTKNESGTGLGLPLVYSIIKAYNGRISVESEEKKGCKFTFCIPRV, encoded by the coding sequence ATGAGGCCATCTATCTTTCATTTGCTATTCCTCTTGGCATTTATGGGATGCTCTCAAGAAGCCGAGATCTACTCTCCACAAGCAAAGGAAGGAATTTTAGATCTGAGAGATTGGGATAGAGATCGTTTCTCAACCGTTGCCTTAAACGGACATTGGGAATTTGCCGACGGGATCCTAACTCCGGAAACTTTCATAAAAGACGGATTTATCCCCGTTCCCGGCGCCTGGAACTCGTTTATAAAGAACGGCAAAAGACATGAGGGAGAAGGACTCGGGACTTATAAACTCACCGTCCTATTGGACAGACCGGTAAAAGACTTGGCTTTTCAAATAGGAGACGTCTCCACCGCATTTAAACTATTTCTGAACGGAAAATTATTGATCGAGAATGGAAGGATCGGAAGTTCCAGAACGGAAATGATCCCTTCGTATAAACATCCTATCGTTCTAATAGACGAAGGGTCCAAAGAATTAAAACTTACCTTACAAATATCAAATTTTTATCATATTACCGGTGGACTTCGTAAGCCCATTAAGTTAGGAAATACCTTAGCCGTATTCGAAGAGAAAAAAAGGCAGGTCGCTCTCGGCTGGGTGGTTTTTGGCGCCACATTCTTTATGGGATTATATCATTTGATCCTATTCCTGATGAGAAGAGTCGACAAATCAGCGCTTTGGTTCGGATTATTCTGCATAGATCTGAGTATCAGAGGATTTTTTACCGGATCGGTATTCATATACGAGGTCACAACGGATTCTTTTTGGGTGTATATCCATAAACTGGATATCCTAACTTTTGTCTTGGCACTTCCCTTATTTTCCGTCTTTCTAAAAGCAGTCTTTCCTGACGAACAATTCCATCGCTACTTCAACAATATATCCATAGGTGTCAGTTCCATATTCTTCGTCCTAGTCCTTGCACTTCCGTCCACGGAGTATATGGACTATATTCGAATATTCCAAGGTTTCGTGGGTGTAAGCATACTTTACTTTTTCGTAATGATCACCATTTGTATCGTGAGAAGAAGGGAAGGCTCAATCTTATTTACCGTTGGCTCATTAATCTTATTTTTAACAACATTAAACGATATTTTAAACCAAAGCCTGCTAATAAATGCGGAATATCTGGCAAGCTGGGGACTTCTCGCATTCCTATTCTCCCAAACCATAATGCTTTCGGTTAGATTCTCGAACGCTTTTGTAAGACTGGAAGAACTCCAAAAATCGCTGGAACAAAAGGTCACGGAAAGAACCAAACAATTAGCGGAAGCGAAACACGTTGCAGAAGAAGCGAATTCACTCAAGGACACTTTTTTATCTTTAGTAACCCATGACTTAAGGTCCCCTATCACGACAGTCATCGGAATATTACAATTGATCCGGAACGATTACAAACAATTGGATGACAAGTCCTTATTGGAATGGATCTCAAGAGCGGAGAATACTTCGTCCCAATCATTAGAAATGATCTCGACACTTTTGGATCTAAATAGACTAAAATCAGGTTCTTTTCCTTTGGACAATAACCTAATTTATGTGTATCCGGAGGTAGAAGGAGTATTGGCAAAACTTCTTCCTCAAGCGGAAGCAAAAAAGATCCGGATCATTAACAAAATCCCGGATGACGTTAAGTTAAACGTAGATAGGACCTTATTTTCGGAAATATTCATCAATCTAGTTTCCAATTCCATAAAGTTCTGCAAAGAAAATGATACGATCAGTATAGGATTTTCCAACGAGAAGAATGATCCGGAATTTTTCGTAGAAGATACGGGGATCGGAATACCGAAAGATATGATCCCGAATCTGTTCTCCACGGAGATCAAATCCACTCGTTTAGGAACCAAAAACGAATCCGGGACCGGCCTAGGTTTACCTTTGGTCTATAGTATTATAAAAGCGTATAACGGGAGAATTTCAGTCGAATCGGAAGAGAAAAAAGGATGCAAATTTACGTTCTGTATCCCAAGAGTTTAA
- a CDS encoding RecQ family ATP-dependent DNA helicase, whose translation MPDLQELKKKFGVSEFRSSQEKIIRDVLEGKNCLVIMPTGMGKSLCYQLPALALEELTVVISPLIALMQDQVDKLKSLGIDAEFVNSSISKEERTLRYENIKKGKYKILYVSPERFRKSSFLEIFKTRKVSLLVVDEAHCISQWGHDFRPDYTKISEFRKILKYPTIIALTATATKDIQKDMIRQIGLSESEIEIYNEGISRPNLYLEVRTFVDSSSKSKGLISYLKNLKGNTIVYFNLIKNIESFSEALDMEKIRYKVYHGMLPADKRKKIQNDFLHSKDTLLLATNAFGMGVDKANIRTIIHAELPSSLESYYQEIGRAGRDGNLSDCLLFYNQDDLSVLMDFIEWQNPDKNFISRVYQVLRSVGEKLSSLGYEELQSMVVHKNRGDHRLQTVLSLFERHGVTSGELERGSLVLRGELPEVLTDPKILEERKKASLNRLYQMLMYLKSEKCRREFLYGYFGATFHSCGNCDICS comes from the coding sequence ATGCCCGATTTACAAGAATTAAAAAAGAAGTTCGGTGTCTCCGAATTCAGATCCTCTCAAGAAAAAATTATCAGAGACGTTTTAGAAGGCAAAAACTGTTTAGTGATCATGCCGACAGGGATGGGCAAATCCTTATGTTACCAATTGCCTGCTCTGGCCTTGGAAGAATTGACTGTAGTAATTTCTCCATTGATCGCTCTCATGCAGGACCAAGTGGATAAATTAAAATCTTTGGGGATAGACGCGGAATTTGTGAATTCATCAATTTCAAAGGAGGAACGTACACTTCGTTATGAAAATATAAAGAAGGGAAAATACAAAATTCTTTATGTTTCTCCTGAAAGATTTCGCAAATCCTCATTTTTGGAAATTTTCAAAACCAGAAAAGTCTCTTTGTTGGTGGTGGATGAAGCGCATTGTATCAGTCAATGGGGACATGATTTTAGACCTGATTATACAAAAATCTCCGAATTCAGAAAGATATTAAAATATCCTACGATCATCGCGTTGACTGCCACGGCGACTAAGGATATACAAAAGGATATGATCCGACAGATCGGATTATCCGAATCCGAGATTGAAATTTATAATGAAGGGATCTCTAGACCGAATCTTTATTTAGAAGTAAGGACTTTTGTGGATTCTTCTTCCAAATCGAAGGGACTCATCTCTTATCTAAAAAATCTAAAAGGAAATACGATCGTATATTTTAATCTGATCAAAAATATAGAAAGTTTTTCGGAAGCTTTAGATATGGAAAAGATCCGTTATAAAGTATATCATGGCATGCTTCCTGCCGATAAAAGAAAAAAAATACAAAACGATTTTCTACATTCGAAAGATACGTTACTTTTAGCTACGAATGCGTTCGGAATGGGAGTGGATAAGGCGAATATTCGGACAATTATCCACGCAGAGTTACCTTCTTCTTTGGAATCCTATTATCAGGAAATAGGAAGAGCGGGGAGGGACGGTAATTTATCGGATTGTCTTCTGTTTTATAACCAGGATGATCTGTCCGTTCTTATGGATTTTATCGAATGGCAGAACCCGGACAAAAATTTTATCAGCCGAGTTTATCAGGTTTTAAGATCGGTGGGAGAAAAATTATCCTCCCTGGGTTACGAAGAATTGCAATCAATGGTGGTACATAAAAACAGAGGGGATCATCGTCTGCAAACGGTGCTTAGTCTTTTCGAAAGACATGGAGTTACTTCCGGAGAATTAGAAAGGGGATCGCTGGTGTTACGTGGAGAATTACCGGAAGTTTTGACGGATCCGAAAATATTGGAGGAGCGAAAGAAAGCGAGTTTAAACCGTCTGTATCAAATGCTCATGTATTTGAAATCGGAGAAATGTAGAAGGGAATTTTTATACGGATATTTCGGTGCAACTTTTCATTCTTGCGGAAATTGTGATATTTGTTCTTAA